One genomic window of Hemitrygon akajei chromosome 1, sHemAka1.3, whole genome shotgun sequence includes the following:
- the rpl14 gene encoding large ribosomal subunit protein eL14, translating to MRPAWVLIGSGSGNSPSFSSAGGRIAMVYKRYVEIGRVAYIAFGPHAGKLVAIVDVIDQNRALVDGPCSGVRRQAMPFKCMQLTDFKIKIPHSVRHKFVKAAWEKEKINEKWDATRWAKKIEARAKRAKMTDFDRYKVMKAKKMRNRIIKVELSKLKKAASKKA from the exons ATGCGCCCCGCCTGGGTTTTGATCGGGAGCGGAAGCGGAAACAGCCCTTCTTTCTCTTCGGCTGGCGGGCGGATCGCCATG GTCTACAAGCGGTACGTGGAGATCGGCCGCGTGGCCTACATCGCTTTCGGTCCACACGCCGGCAAGCTAGTAGCGATCGTCGATGTCATCGACCAGAACCGG GCTTTGGTCGATGGTCCTTGCAGTGGTGTAAGGAGGCAGGCTATGCCATTTAAATGCATGCAGCTCACTGACTTCAAGATTAAAATACCACATAG TGTGCGGCACAAGTTTGTGAAAGCTGCTTGGGAAAAAGAGAAAATCAATGAGAAGTGGGATGCAACTCGTTGGGCAAAGAAGATCGAGGCCCGGGCAAAG AGAGCTAAAATGACTGATTTTGACCGCTATAAAGTCATGAAAGCCAAGAAAATG AGAAACAGAATCATCAAGGTAGAACTGTCTAAACTGAAGAAAGCTGCCAGCAAAAAGGCATGA